From one Candidatus Eremiobacterota bacterium genomic stretch:
- a CDS encoding SDR family oxidoreductase — MALYLVTGGAGFIGSNIVEHLVSAGEKVRVLDNFSNGREENLAHLRGKIELTRGDIRDRAAVSKVLEGADFVLHQAALGSVPRSIADPLETNSANVDGTLLMLHESARVGVKRFVYASSSSVYGSATGLPKREDMACQPISPYGVSKYVGELYCRIFHQVYGVETVILRYFNVFGRRQDPMSQYAAVIPRFITALCEGQSPVIYGDGTQTRDFTFVDNVVQANLKACTPGFASFGDPLNIACGGGHTLLELYDRISCLLGREIPPSFQAMRSGEVMHSFADISKARSLLGYEPSVDFKTGLEYTVAWYRQAAPLS; from the coding sequence ATGGCACTATATCTTGTCACCGGCGGGGCCGGCTTCATAGGCTCCAATATCGTGGAGCACCTTGTCTCTGCCGGTGAGAAGGTAAGGGTGCTTGACAATTTCTCCAATGGCAGGGAAGAGAACCTGGCGCACCTTCGCGGGAAGATTGAGCTTACAAGGGGAGACATCCGCGACCGGGCGGCAGTGAGTAAAGTCCTGGAAGGCGCCGATTTCGTGCTCCACCAGGCAGCATTGGGCTCTGTGCCACGCTCCATAGCCGATCCTCTTGAAACCAACAGCGCGAATGTGGACGGTACCCTCCTGATGCTCCACGAGAGCGCCCGGGTCGGTGTGAAGCGCTTTGTCTATGCCTCGTCGTCGTCGGTCTACGGGAGTGCCACGGGGCTCCCCAAGAGGGAGGACATGGCGTGCCAGCCCATATCTCCCTACGGAGTCTCCAAGTATGTGGGAGAGCTCTACTGCAGGATCTTTCACCAGGTGTACGGGGTTGAGACGGTGATTCTCCGTTACTTCAATGTCTTCGGGAGGCGCCAGGATCCCATGTCCCAGTATGCCGCCGTCATTCCGCGCTTCATCACGGCTCTTTGTGAGGGTCAATCGCCCGTTATCTACGGTGACGGAACGCAGACCCGTGATTTTACCTTCGTGGATAACGTGGTGCAGGCGAACCTCAAGGCATGTACCCCGGGGTTTGCCTCTTTCGGCGATCCCCTCAATATTGCCTGTGGCGGTGGCCATACCCTTCTTGAGCTTTACGACCGCATCTCCTGCCTGCTGGGAAGAGAGATTCCCCCCTCTTTCCAGGCCATGCGCTCAGGGGAAGTGATGCACAGCTTCGCCGACATCTCCAAGGCCCGGAGCCTCCTTGGCTATGAACCTTCCGTCGATTTTAAGACCGGGCTGGAATACACGGTGGCCTGGTACCGGCAGGCCGCGCCTCTTTCTTAA
- the wbaP gene encoding undecaprenyl-phosphate galactose phosphotransferase WbaP encodes MNTFSLRRTLEWIKVNNLFRKILMVVILLIADSGAFLLSFLLAHHLRIHVIPQNFSRAPVYSFSLYDYAPLWWLIAPLSIFFFMEGLYFKRRPFQLELKHIFKALILYMVFTLALITLVHLTGIISRVVFVFSIVFAALFIPALRYATKTVSFDGGLWKKRVLVLGAAKTGGLVAKSLRKDKFLGYQVMGFLDDDPEKAGALIEGIRVLGKTSDIKETLKDTTALDVIIAMPALSRERLIEIVELCENYVESIKIIPDFFGVATIGAEIESISEFLMINININLKKPWNIFIKRTIDLVLSTVVLIAGAPFFLLIALAIKLDSPGPVLFIQKRLGQRDRKGRFPCFKFRTMYIDGPERLQKYFDEHPEKRGEWEKFAKLRSGDPRVTAVGRWLRKTSVDEFPQVLNVLRGDMSLVGPRPYLPSEIRKMNRMEKTILVAKPGITGLWQVSGRNELSFEDRCKMDIYYVRNWSLWMDLVILVRTVFIVLSRKGAY; translated from the coding sequence ATGAATACCTTTTCGCTCAGGAGAACGCTCGAATGGATAAAGGTAAACAACCTCTTCCGCAAGATCCTCATGGTCGTGATCCTTCTCATTGCCGACAGCGGCGCCTTTCTGCTCTCATTCCTGCTGGCCCATCACCTCCGTATCCACGTCATCCCGCAGAATTTCAGCCGGGCGCCCGTGTACAGCTTCTCACTCTATGACTACGCGCCCCTCTGGTGGCTCATTGCCCCTCTCTCAATATTTTTCTTCATGGAAGGCCTTTATTTTAAACGGAGGCCCTTCCAGCTTGAGCTGAAGCATATCTTCAAGGCCCTTATCCTCTATATGGTCTTCACCCTCGCCCTTATCACCCTTGTGCACCTCACCGGGATAATATCCCGCGTGGTCTTCGTATTCTCAATCGTCTTTGCAGCACTCTTCATCCCTGCCCTCAGGTATGCCACAAAGACGGTCTCCTTTGACGGGGGGCTCTGGAAGAAGCGGGTGCTGGTCCTGGGCGCCGCGAAGACCGGCGGCCTTGTGGCGAAGAGCCTCAGGAAGGATAAGTTCCTTGGCTACCAGGTCATGGGATTTCTCGATGACGACCCTGAAAAGGCGGGAGCCCTCATCGAGGGAATCAGGGTGCTGGGAAAAACCAGCGATATCAAGGAGACCCTCAAGGACACCACGGCCCTCGACGTCATCATCGCCATGCCCGCCCTCTCGAGGGAGAGGCTGATAGAGATCGTGGAGCTCTGCGAAAACTACGTGGAAAGCATCAAGATCATCCCCGACTTCTTCGGCGTGGCCACCATAGGCGCCGAGATAGAGTCCATCAGCGAGTTCCTGATGATCAACATCAACATCAACCTGAAGAAGCCCTGGAACATTTTCATCAAGAGAACGATAGACCTTGTGCTCTCCACGGTGGTGCTCATTGCCGGGGCCCCTTTCTTCCTTCTCATCGCCCTGGCCATAAAGCTCGACAGCCCCGGCCCCGTGCTCTTCATCCAGAAGCGCCTGGGGCAGCGGGACAGGAAGGGAAGGTTCCCCTGCTTCAAGTTCAGGACCATGTACATCGACGGGCCCGAGAGGCTTCAGAAATACTTTGACGAGCACCCTGAAAAGCGCGGGGAGTGGGAGAAATTTGCAAAGCTCAGGTCCGGTGATCCCCGCGTCACCGCCGTGGGCAGGTGGCTGCGCAAGACGAGCGTCGATGAATTCCCCCAGGTATTGAACGTGCTCAGAGGCGACATGAGCCTTGTAGGCCCCCGCCCCTATCTCCCCTCTGAGATAAGAAAGATGAACCGCATGGAAAAGACCATCCTGGTGGCCAAGCCGGGGATAACGGGCCTCTGGCAGGTAAGCGGCCGCAATGAGCTCTCCTTTGAGGACCGCTGCAAAATGGACATCTATTACGTGAGAAACTGGTCGCTCTGGATGGACCTGGTGATCCTGGTAAGGACGGTCTTCATCGTCCTCTCGAGGAAAGGGGCTTATTAA